A stretch of Caenibius tardaugens NBRC 16725 DNA encodes these proteins:
- a CDS encoding chorismate mutase, translating to MTQTPAEDPVLASFRKSIDNIDAALIHMLAERFRITKAVGEHKARTQLPPADPGREQRQVERLRRLAEEADLDPEFSEKFLRFIIDEVIRHHEQAKAAK from the coding sequence ATGACCCAGACGCCTGCCGAAGATCCCGTTCTCGCCTCATTCCGCAAAAGCATCGACAATATCGATGCCGCTCTGATTCACATGCTGGCGGAACGCTTCCGCATTACCAAGGCCGTGGGTGAGCATAAGGCCCGCACGCAATTGCCCCCCGCAGATCCGGGGCGCGAACAACGGCAGGTCGAACGCCTGCGTCGTCTGGCGGAAGAAGCCGATCTCGATCCGGAATTCAGCGAGAAGTTCCTGCGCTTCATCATCGATGAGGTGATCCGTCATCACGAACAGGCGAAAGCGGCCAAATAA
- a CDS encoding sensor histidine kinase, whose amino-acid sequence MALDTVSTIPPNIRAADAARAGAPAEQQTADGKAPGREPTPHTGSLFRRMMFIAAGWISILLLVGGVALDRTLAGLIEKNFDDQLEYMLTAMIGTAEIGPDGEVFFNRPLGDQRFLEPNSGLYWQITGDGHEDFPSRSLWDRSLKVDRDQGHKAHFYNSNQFAGEPLRVIERSIVLPGSTTRWWFTVAAARDGLDEQIAQIRSILLWSFVVLGLGLFVLATLQTWYGLVPLRRVRRAIQHMRTTGTNCVTDPLPAEVQPMVEELNALLAHNEKQAEEARTHAGNLAHALKTPLTVVTNAANAHAPDLAETVLREAKVMRRQVDHHLARARAVGRRAAGQARANVWDSANAVERAVSRLYEESRFDVAGNRAAIVAIERQDLDEILGNLLENAAKYGGGSVFLTVDTEPTAPLCTITVEDDGPGIPLAERTRMFDRGARLDTGKPGTGLGLAIVRDVVEIYGGAVSLDDSEDLGGMMVSLRLPRAAV is encoded by the coding sequence CCGCATACGGGAAGCCTTTTCCGGCGCATGATGTTTATCGCGGCGGGATGGATATCCATCCTGCTGCTGGTCGGCGGTGTGGCGCTGGATCGCACGCTGGCCGGATTGATCGAGAAGAATTTCGACGATCAGCTCGAATATATGCTTACCGCCATGATCGGAACCGCCGAGATCGGCCCGGATGGGGAGGTGTTCTTCAACCGCCCGCTGGGGGATCAGCGGTTTCTTGAACCGAACAGCGGGCTTTACTGGCAGATTACGGGGGACGGGCACGAGGATTTTCCTTCGCGCTCGCTGTGGGATCGCAGCCTCAAGGTCGACCGGGATCAGGGCCATAAGGCGCATTTCTACAACAGCAACCAGTTCGCCGGTGAACCGCTGCGTGTGATCGAACGGTCGATCGTGCTTCCCGGTAGCACGACGCGCTGGTGGTTCACCGTGGCGGCCGCGCGCGACGGGTTGGACGAACAGATCGCGCAAATCCGTTCGATTCTGCTGTGGAGTTTTGTCGTGCTCGGGCTGGGGCTGTTCGTGCTGGCGACCTTGCAGACATGGTATGGCCTCGTCCCCTTGCGCCGCGTGCGACGGGCGATCCAGCATATGCGAACCACCGGGACCAATTGCGTGACCGATCCACTGCCCGCGGAAGTGCAGCCGATGGTGGAAGAACTGAACGCGCTTTTGGCGCATAATGAAAAGCAGGCAGAAGAAGCGCGCACGCATGCCGGCAATCTGGCCCATGCGCTGAAAACGCCGCTGACCGTGGTCACCAATGCCGCCAATGCCCACGCACCCGACCTGGCCGAAACCGTTCTGCGCGAAGCCAAAGTCATGCGCCGCCAGGTCGATCACCATCTGGCCCGTGCCCGTGCCGTCGGGCGCCGTGCAGCGGGGCAGGCGCGCGCCAATGTGTGGGACAGCGCCAATGCCGTCGAACGCGCGGTTTCACGTCTCTATGAAGAAAGCCGCTTCGATGTTGCAGGCAATCGCGCGGCGATCGTGGCGATCGAGCGGCAGGATCTCGACGAGATACTCGGCAATCTGCTGGAGAATGCGGCCAAATATGGCGGGGGCAGCGTGTTCCTGACGGTGGATACCGAACCAACCGCGCCCTTATGCACGATCACGGTGGAGGATGATGGCCCCGGCATCCCGCTGGCCGAACGCACCCGGATGTTTGATCGCGGGGCGCGGCTGGATACCGGCAAGCCGGGAACCGGTCTCGGGCTGGCAATCGTGCGCGATGTCGTGGAAATTTACGGTGGCGCGGTCAGTCTCGATGACAGCGAGGATCTGGGCGGAATGATGGTCTCGCTCAGGCTGCCGCGCGCCGCTGTTTAG